In the genome of Luteitalea pratensis, the window TCGGCCGTGGTGGCAATCGGACCGCCGAAGTTGGCGATGCCGGGAATGTTGACCGCCGGACCCGTGCCCGAGAGATCGTTGCCGCCGCGACTCTGCACGCGGCGCGCGTACTGCACCCGGAATTCGTTCAGCATCTGGCTGCCGAACGACGACACGAGCTGCCCGGAAGTGCTTTCCATGGCGTCCAGGAAGTCGGTGGTGCGCTCGATCGTGTTGAGGCCGCCGGCGATGTTGTTCGGCGAGTCGTTGCGGAAGATGATCGTCCGGCCCGTGAGCCGGTGATTCTGCGCGAGCTGGTAATCGCCCTTGCCGATGAAGAACCGGGCGGTCTGTTCGCGCGGTACGACGCCGGGCTGCGCCGCGAGGCCAATCCTGGCGGCGTTCTCCGGCAACACCGTGATCACGCTCTGCGAGGAGAGGTCACGGTAGGTGCTCTCGAATCCCGTGAAGAAATGCAGCTTGTCCTTCAGGATCGGTCCGCCGAGCTCGGCCGTCAGCGTGTCGACCTTCGTGTCCGGACGGGTCTGGTCGGTGCGCGGCCCCTGGAAGAAGAACGGGAAGGCGCTGAAGTCCTTGCGGCGGAACCGGTACGCGCCCGCACCGCGAAACTGGTTGGTGCCCGACGGCGTGATCGCGTTGTAGACCAGGCCGGTCGTCTGGCCGAACTCGGGCGCATAGCCACTGGTGACGACCTTCACTTCCCGCACCATCACCTCGGACACCGGCAGCAGGCGAAGGCCCGCGCGATCCTTCTGCGTGTTGGTGTTGCCGTCGATCTGGTAGTTGATACGCAGCAGCGTGCCATTGGCGGCAAACCGCGGCACGCCGAACTCCGAGTTCTCGAACCCCGTCACACCGGGCTGCAGCAGCGCGAAGTTGTACGGGTTGCGCGAGACGAGGGGCAGGTTCTTCACCTCGTTCTCGTTCAGGTTGCGACCGGCGTCCACCTTGGCCGTGTCCACGACCGGCGCGTCGGCGGTGACCGAGATGACTTCGCTCAGGTCGCCGACCTCGAGCCGGACGTTGACATTGGCCGTCTGGCCCGCGCCGACCGTCACCCCCACCTGCTCGAACTTCTTGAACCCCTGGAGTTCAGCCGCGACCCGGTACGCGCCCAGCGGCAGCAACGTCGCCCGATACAGGCCACTCTCGTTGGTGACCACCGATCGCGTGGTGCCAGTCTCGGTGTTGAACACGGTGACCGTGACCCCCGGCAGCACAGCGCCGGAGTTGTCGACCACCGTGCCTTCGATGGCCCCGTTGGCGGCCGTGGACTGCGCGTGAGCCGACGCCGCACCAAGCAGCGCGGTGATTGCGACGAAGACCGCCGCCAGGCGGCGCCGGTAGCGTCGCCGCGAAGAAGTCGTCTGTGCCGACAGCATGAGTCCTGACTCCTGGATGATTGGGGTATGACGGCACTCCCGGCCGGGAGACGCCTCGGGCCGAGTATACGACCGCGTTGCGGCCTATTTCATAGAAACGACCGTCATAGCGGAGGCGTTGCGCAACCTCGAGTCGACACACCCGGATTCGCTATCGGCTCGTGACGACCAGGGCGTCGCTGACGGGGCGCGGTCCGGTCAGGTCCGAAGGGCGGTTCACCACCTCCCCACGAACGACCATCGTCGTCGATCCGCCGCCATCGAGGTTGAGGGCGTCGGTGGCACCGAGTCGTGCAAGCAACACCTGCATCTCGCTGAACGACATGCCGATGGCGCGGTCGGGCTGTCGGCCGTCGATCGTGATCAGCCACCACGAGCCCCGTCCATCGCGCGCAATGACGGTGCGCGGGTGAGCTGACGTCTCGAATCCTTTCGACAGTCGCTCGACCGCCCACTCCCGCAGGGGTCGGCCCTCCTGGAGCAGGAGGCCCGCGCCGCCGACGAGGGTGCCCGCGCGTGTCCATTCGCGCACGTGCCGGCCGCTGCGGACGTCGAGCGACTCGCGCACCTCGACCGATGGCGCCTGGTCGAATCCGGCAAGCGCGGGCGGAGCGACGTGCCCGCCATACGACAGCACGTAGCCGGTGAGTGGGATGGGCGCGTTGCCGTCGGTCGTTGTCCGCCTCGCCCGAAGCGGGGCGCCGTCGATCGTCCACTCCAGCCCCCCCGGCGTGTCGGTCGATGCGCCCGAGGCCGGCGTGTACAGCGCCAGGCGCCCGGCCCCGCGGATGGTGTCGACACCGTCGATTCGCACGGTGCGCCACTGCGTGCCGCTCCGGAACCGCAGCCGCACGCGAGCGCTGACCTGATCGAAATGCCCGTCCAGGCGGCCGGCCCGGTCGAACAACGCGACCGCGCCGCGTGCACGCCCGGTGTCACTCAGCAGCCGGCCATCGATCTTGAGCAAGCCGT includes:
- a CDS encoding phosphodiester glycosidase family protein encodes the protein MRLPIVLLCGLILVTPWPPARAAVDADLSFLGRAERVGDGVELFRVDGDRAFVVPGEPARPVAPRSLRLLRLDPSRVRLASALAGSEMPARATVLDIARRTQAIAAVNAGFFAPTGDPNGLLKIDGRLLSDTGRARGAVALFDRAGRLDGHFDQVSARVRLRFRSGTQWRTVRIDGVDTIRGAGRLALYTPASGASTDTPGGLEWTIDGAPLRARRTTTDGNAPIPLTGYVLSYGGHVAPPALAGFDQAPSVEVRESLDVRSGRHVREWTRAGTLVGGAGLLLQEGRPLREWAVERLSKGFETSAHPRTVIARDGRGSWWLITIDGRQPDRAIGMSFSEMQVLLARLGATDALNLDGGGSTTMVVRGEVVNRPSDLTGPRPVSDALVVTSR